From the Desulfovibrio sp. genome, the window CCGCAGCGAAGTGGTGGACAACCTCTACAAGACCTGCATCCGCGATGCCACGGCCATGCTGCGCGAGCGCATGGGCGAAGACGACTACTGCAAGTCCGTTTTCAAGGATAACGCGGGCGTTATCGCCTTTATCAACGGCTACGATGCCTGCATCAAGGTTGAAACCCACAACAGCCCTTCGGCGCTCGACCCGTACGGCGGCGCGCTCACCGGCATTGTGGGCGTAAACCGCGACCCCATGGGCACCGGCATGGGCGCGGAACTGGTGTGCAATACGGACGTGTTCTGCTTTGCCTCGCCCTTCCACGATAAAAACCTGCCCCCGCGTCTGCTGCATCCCCGCCGCGTGCTCGAAGGCGTGCGCGAAGGCGTGGAGCACGGCGGCAACAAGTCGGGCATTCCCACGGTCAACGGTTCGCTGGTTTTTGACGAGCGCTATCTTGGCAAGCCGCTGGTTTACTGCGGCACCGTGGGCATCATCCCCGCAGAAATTCATGGCCGCCCCGGCTGGTTCAAGCAGGCCGAAGAAGGCGACTACATTGTCATGACCGGCGGCCGCATCGGCAAGGACGGCATCCACGGCGCGACCTTCTCTTCTGAAGAGCTGCACGAAGGCTCGCCCGCCACTGCGGTGCAGATCGGCGACCCCATCACCCAGCGCAAGATGTACGACTTCATCATGCGCGCCCGCGATATGGGCCTGTACCACGCCATCACCGACAACGGCGCCGGCGGCCTTTCCTCCTCCGTGGGGGAAATGGCAGAAGATACGGGCGGCTGCGTGCTGGATATCGCCAAGGCTCCGCTGAAATACGATGGCCTGCGCCCCTGGGAAATTCTGCTTTCTGAAGCGCAGGAACGCATGACCCTGGCCGTTTCGCCGGAGAAGCTCGAAGAATTCATGGCTCTTGCCGCCCGCATGGATGTGGAAGCCACGGCTCTTGGCCGCTTCACCACATCCGGCTTCTTTGAAGTGCGCTACCACGACCGCATCATCGCCTCCATGCCCATGGAATTCATGCACGACGGCGTGCCGCAGCTCGAGCTTGAAGCCGAATGGAAGGCCCCTGAGATCACCGACGTCACCGTGGACGTGGCCGAAGTTGAGCAGACCGCATTTTTGCAGCGCATGCTCGGCACGCTCAATATCTGCTCCAAGGAATACATCATCCGCCAGTATGACCACGAAGTGCGCGGCGGTAGCGTGGTGAAACCCCTTGTGGGCGTCAAGCGCGACGGCCCGGCGGACGCTGGCGTTATCCGCCCCCTGCTGGAATCGGACGCGGGCCTTGTGATCTCCCACGGTATCTGCCCCAAATTCAGCGATTACGACACCTACTGGATGATGGCCAACGCCATGGACGAAGCCATCCGCAACGCCGTTGCCGTGGGTGCAGACCCTGACGCCCTGGCGGGTGTGGACAACTTCTGCTGGTGCGACCCGGTGGTCAGCCCCTCCAACCCCGATGGACGCTACAAGCTGGCTCAGCTTGTGCGCGCCTGCCGCGCCCTGCGCCAGTTCTCGCTGGCCTACGGTGTGCCGTGCATCTCGGGCAAGGACTCCATGAAGAACGACTACACCGGCGGCGGCGAACGCATTTCCATTCCACCCACGGTGCTGTTCTCCATCCTTGGCGTCATCCGCAACGTCACTGCGGCCCAAACCTCGGACTTCAAGCAGCCCGGCGATGCCATCTACGTGCTCGGCGGCACCTGGCGTGAAATGGCAGGCAGCGAAGCCGCTACGGAACTGGGCCTCAAGGGTGGACGCGTTCCCCATGTGGACGCCTCCAACGCCATGCTGCGCTACCGCGCGGTCAACGCCCTCATGGGCCAGCGCGCCATTTCCGCCTGCCACGACTGCTCTGACGGCGGCCTTGCCGTGGCCATTGCAGAAATGTGCATCGGCGGCCGCCTGGGTGCGGAAATCAACCTTGATGCCGTGCCCGCCCTTGAAGCCATGAACGTGACCGAACTGCTTTACAGCGAAAGCGCCAGCCGCCTGGTTGTGAGCGTCAAGCCAGATCTGGCCATGATTCTCGATGCGCTGGGAATGTGGCAGCCCTGCACCCGTATCGGCACTGTCACCGGTAGCGGTCAGCTGACCATGAAATCCGGCGACAGCGTCATCGTCAACTCTTCGGTGGAAGATCTGGCCCGCGCCTTCAAGCGCACGCTGGACTGGTAACACCGCTGCGACTGAACTGTCGGGGCAGGTGGCTTTGCAGCCGCCTGCCCTTTTTATTTGGCAGAATCCGTTGCGGTTCTCTGCATTTTTTACACGAGTATGCCTGCCGCGCGCGTGGTTTTTCCTCTGCTCCATGTCGGTTCGCCGCACCGCACGAACACGCCTATTTCATACCCCTCCGCTGCATTTTTGACATTTTCTAGACTATCTTTTTCAATAACCGTCTGAATTAAAAGATTTTATCAGTTTGACACGGAGCATTTTTTTACTGTATAGTGCCTCCACAAAGAACAGGCATTCCCCTGGGGAACCGATGGACGTTGAGCGCAAGGCGCGCTTGCTGCCATCATTGGAAGGTTCCTGGGGTCAGAACCGCGGGCGCGGTTCGTCCGGCAATTTCGCTGGCCAGCCTCGAACACTAACAAAGGAACGATCATGAAGTATTCACGCTGGCCATTAGTGCTGGCGGCCATAGCCTTATGCATGCTTTTGGCCTCCCCCATGAACGCCGACGCGGCTTCACAAAGCGCTCCCTCCGATCAAAAGCATTCGAACGCTACCCCCCACGCCGCCAAAAAGTCTTCCGGCGACACTGAAACTCGCAAATCCAAACGCGAAAAGACCAGTGACAAAACCGCCTCTTCGCACAGCTCGCGCTCAAAGCGCGATAAGGCTGAATCGCGCTCCAAATCCAAGCAACGCAAATCCTCACCCACTGCGTCCTTATCCGAAAAAGAACGCCGGGATAGCACCGACAGCCGAGATATCTGGCTGAAACGCGCTCAGGAAAGCGAAATCATGTCCGGCAAGGCCTCATGGTACGGACGGGATTTCCATGGCGGTTCCACCGCCAGCGGGCTTGATTACGACATGTATACCTTTACCGCCGCGCACCGCACCCTGCCCATGGGCACGGTTGTTCGCGTCACCGACCAGAATAACGGCAAGAGCGTTATGGTCTGTGTGACAGACAGAGGCCCCTTTGTGCGCGGGCGCATCATTGATCTCTCCTTTGCCGCAGCGCAACAGATTGATATTGATGACAAAGGCATCAGCAAGGTCAAGCTGGAAGTCATCAGCGACGAAAGCGGCACCCCCCTCAAACCCGACGAAGCATATTTTGTGCGCTACAACGCCGCTCAGGGTGATGAAAAAATCGGTCCCTTCCGCGCATTTGCGGATGCAGCCGCCATGCATGAAGCACTGCGCCAGGTTCACCCCGAGGCTGAAGTGGTCATGGATCAATCCAAGTAACAGCGCAATACCTTCCGCGCTGCACACGCGCGAAAACGTCCCCGGTACAAACCGGGGACGTTTTTTTATGCCGTGCGCAAGCTTGCCACACTGCGGCTTCCCCGGTATGGAATCTGTTTGTTGTTCCCCACCAAGAAGGATGTCATGGGCTTTTTTTACAGTATTCTTTCTTCTGCGGCCTTTGGCCTTATCCCGTTGTTTACACTACCGCTGATGCATGGCGGCGTTTCAGGGCCTTCCGCCCTGTTCTATCGTTTTGCCATTGCCACTGTGGTGCTGGGCATAGTGCTTGCCGTACGCGGCGAAAGATTCAGCGCGCGCGGCATTGATCTGTGCAAGCTTGCTGGCATGAGTTCCATGTATACCATGGCGGCCCTGCTCTTTTTTTGGGGATTCAAGCACATGCCGAGCGGCGTTGTGGCAACGCTGCAATTTACCTATCCAGTCATGGTCATGCTGATCATGATTGTGTTTTATCACGAGCGCTTCTCGTGGATCACGGCCCTGTCCATCCTGCTGGCAATCGCTGGCGTTTATCTGCTCTGCGGCGGAAGTGATGGCGACATGGGAGGGGCAAGCCTGCTGGCCGTGGCCCTGCTTCTGCTTTCCGCACTGTGCAACGCCGTATACATCACAACCATTTATGCCGCGCGCATTCCCAACATGAGCGGTCTTGTGATGACTTTTTACGTGCTGGCCTTTGGGGCGGTGATATCCGGGGCTAACGCCCTGTTGGCAGATTCGTTCCAGCCCCTGCACTCATGGTGGGAACTGCTGCTCGCAACCTTATTGGCCGTGGTGACAGCCGTTATTTCAAACCTCACCCTCATCCTTGCCGTACAGCGCATCGGCTCCACGCTGACATCCATTCTTGGCGTTATGGAGCCTGTAACCGCCGTGGTGGTGGGGATTCTGGTGTTCAGCGAGCCGTTCAGCATGTCGCTGGTCGCTGGAGTGGCCTTTATTGCCGCATCGGTTGTACTGGTCATGCTGGGCAAGCAGATAACGGCCTTGTTTCAGCGCCACAAACACGCATAAAAAAAGCGCGGCAAATTATAGTGCCGCGCTTTTTTTATTTTCTGCTGCAACACCGCTACAACCCCGAAGGTTCATACCCCAAGGCACGGGCCAGCAATTCGGTATAGCTCATAACCTTGAGTTTACCCTGACCAGCCCCGCGAACGGCTACCGTACAGCCGGAGCAGGCGCATACAAGGGCGTCAACGCCGCCATCCAACGCCGTCGCCACAATCCGATCAGGCTGATTTTTACAACACAGGCCGCCCGCCACATCCAGAACTTCAAGCCCTTCCACCCCTTCAAGAAACTGCCGGTACGCGTGCCAGTTCAACGAGGTCTGCGGAAAATGCCTGCGGTAAGAGGTGTGGCATCCCTCAAAATAGGCCACTTTCAGAGGCCTGATCTGCAAGCTCTGCCCTTTCAGAGCGTCCAGCAGCACGTCAAGAATATAGCTGTGGGAAACATCACCCCCAGCATCAACCGACTCGGCCACATGCGCGCAGCCAGCGCAGCAATATGCGAGGCGGAATGCGCCCTTTTGCGCTGCCGCCATACTGTTGCCCCGCACAAAACCCTTAGCGGTTTCTACCATCTGCGGCCTGTCCTCTGACGCGACCTGATGCATCAGGGGCAAGCCGCAGCAGTTTTCTTTCTCCAGCCAAGTGTGAGCCATGCCAAGACGGCCCAAAATCCACGCCACCTCGCGCAAAATATTGGGCGTGCTGAACGGCCTGTAGCAGCCAAAAACCAGCGCCAGATCCGCCTGTTGCGGTGAGCCTGCAAAACCGTTGGCCCCTAGTGCCATTGCCCGCAACACCTGCGGTGCGCCGTGCTGACCTGTGGTTGCAAC encodes:
- a CDS encoding AIR synthase-related protein; its protein translation is MLYRVETGPRAGLDDTQGRKTAQHLRKALNISVSGVRQIKVFTADGLDAAQVARLLDESIWHDPILQEASLEPLPLLDPAADWFVEVGFRPGVTDNEARTARDTAAMVLDIPRDSLRVYTAVQYRISSDKAAPLTREQVDMLARDLLCNTLIQRYRIKSRQEWDAQPGFEAQAARVTGEINETVDTITLSAMDDEALTKASRENTWALNLKEMHSIREQFTAQEEADRRKALGLPADPTDVEMEVLAQTWSEHCKHKIFASRINYTDAATGRSEVVDNLYKTCIRDATAMLRERMGEDDYCKSVFKDNAGVIAFINGYDACIKVETHNSPSALDPYGGALTGIVGVNRDPMGTGMGAELVCNTDVFCFASPFHDKNLPPRLLHPRRVLEGVREGVEHGGNKSGIPTVNGSLVFDERYLGKPLVYCGTVGIIPAEIHGRPGWFKQAEEGDYIVMTGGRIGKDGIHGATFSSEELHEGSPATAVQIGDPITQRKMYDFIMRARDMGLYHAITDNGAGGLSSSVGEMAEDTGGCVLDIAKAPLKYDGLRPWEILLSEAQERMTLAVSPEKLEEFMALAARMDVEATALGRFTTSGFFEVRYHDRIIASMPMEFMHDGVPQLELEAEWKAPEITDVTVDVAEVEQTAFLQRMLGTLNICSKEYIIRQYDHEVRGGSVVKPLVGVKRDGPADAGVIRPLLESDAGLVISHGICPKFSDYDTYWMMANAMDEAIRNAVAVGADPDALAGVDNFCWCDPVVSPSNPDGRYKLAQLVRACRALRQFSLAYGVPCISGKDSMKNDYTGGGERISIPPTVLFSILGVIRNVTAAQTSDFKQPGDAIYVLGGTWREMAGSEAATELGLKGGRVPHVDASNAMLRYRAVNALMGQRAISACHDCSDGGLAVAIAEMCIGGRLGAEINLDAVPALEAMNVTELLYSESASRLVVSVKPDLAMILDALGMWQPCTRIGTVTGSGQLTMKSGDSVIVNSSVEDLARAFKRTLDW
- a CDS encoding septal ring lytic transglycosylase RlpA family protein, which translates into the protein MKYSRWPLVLAAIALCMLLASPMNADAASQSAPSDQKHSNATPHAAKKSSGDTETRKSKREKTSDKTASSHSSRSKRDKAESRSKSKQRKSSPTASLSEKERRDSTDSRDIWLKRAQESEIMSGKASWYGRDFHGGSTASGLDYDMYTFTAAHRTLPMGTVVRVTDQNNGKSVMVCVTDRGPFVRGRIIDLSFAAAQQIDIDDKGISKVKLEVISDESGTPLKPDEAYFVRYNAAQGDEKIGPFRAFADAAAMHEALRQVHPEAEVVMDQSK
- a CDS encoding DMT family transporter; its protein translation is MGFFYSILSSAAFGLIPLFTLPLMHGGVSGPSALFYRFAIATVVLGIVLAVRGERFSARGIDLCKLAGMSSMYTMAALLFFWGFKHMPSGVVATLQFTYPVMVMLIMIVFYHERFSWITALSILLAIAGVYLLCGGSDGDMGGASLLAVALLLLSALCNAVYITTIYAARIPNMSGLVMTFYVLAFGAVISGANALLADSFQPLHSWWELLLATLLAVVTAVISNLTLILAVQRIGSTLTSILGVMEPVTAVVVGILVFSEPFSMSLVAGVAFIAASVVLVMLGKQITALFQRHKHA
- a CDS encoding (Fe-S)-binding protein codes for the protein MKATTGKLNDWVVKSACGRDFETQLQDVATTGQHGAPQVLRAMALGANGFAGSPQQADLALVFGCYRPFSTPNILREVAWILGRLGMAHTWLEKENCCGLPLMHQVASEDRPQMVETAKGFVRGNSMAAAQKGAFRLAYCCAGCAHVAESVDAGGDVSHSYILDVLLDALKGQSLQIRPLKVAYFEGCHTSYRRHFPQTSLNWHAYRQFLEGVEGLEVLDVAGGLCCKNQPDRIVATALDGGVDALVCACSGCTVAVRGAGQGKLKVMSYTELLARALGYEPSGL